The sequence taataaaaattttcttACATTCCTTGATTTTAATTGTTGCAccaaaacacaaattataatcaatagttCCATGTTGATGttgatttttattcaaacataatatatgtatacttaccTATACATTTCTCCATACACTTCTTTGTAATAATCAAATAACCAGTTTATTAGATATTTCACTAGTAAaatcttctatattttttttacagctgCATTCATACGTGTAGTTGGATCTGAGTTTGTACAGAAATATTTAGGCGAAGGTCCGCGTATGGTACGTGACGTATTCCGTCTCGCAAAAGAAAACAGCCCTGCTATCATTTTCATTGATGAAATTGATGCCATTGCTACTAAAAGGTagattaatttgtaattgttgATGCAGTAAAAAAGTATGCATtacattatgttataatatattatcaaaattcttACAGATTTGATGCACAGACTGGTGCTGACAGGGAAGTGCAAAGAATCTTGCTGGAGTTGCTCAATCAAATGGATGGTTTCGACCAAACCACTAACGTCAAAGTGAGTTGGATcttgaaaaaaacaaaacaataacattaagacaatatttgcttatataatgttataaacatGCAGGTTATCATGGCTACCAATCGTGCTGACACTCTGGATCCTGCCCTGCTCAGACCTGGTCGTCTTGACAGGAAAATTGAATTTCCTCTCCCTGACAGGTATTAcctatatattactaatatttatacattctaAAAATTATACATCACTTAATCAGAACAACAACTATCATTAAACTATacttatagaaaattattgttattaggcGTCAGAAACGTCTAATCTTCTCGACTATCACGGCCAAGATGAATCTGTCTGAAGAAGTGGACTTAGAGGAGTTCGTAGCGCGTCCGGAACGTGTGTCAGGTGCCGACATTAATGCGATCTGCCAGGAGGCCGGTATGCACGCCGTGAGGGAGAACaggtatatgttatttattacgcttttatcaaataaaaagttaatattttattaatttcagaatTGTGTTACctgtttattaattgtattattggaCATACTTTCTTTGTCTCTTCAAaatcattacttttattttttaaactacattCTCTGCTTTTGTTTGTAACATGTATTAgacaatataacaattatatttatactctattccaatgggaatacgaaagaaagtaaataaacaactttgaccttgaattgacatgacattttagttacactagtcaggagaaaattattgagtgaatgggtaaagaatgctaaggaacgatatattttattggtttacaTATATTAGTGGATTTTAGTCATTATTTAGATAGATGCCTGTCTCATTGGTTGTTAAAATCTAGTAGaactttgcattttttttattgcaaaaacttaaaacttattttaaatctagtaaaaataatttcatgtcTGTTATAGGTATATCGTGCTTCCGAAGGACTTTGAAAAGGGTTATAAGAACAATATCAAGAAAGATGAATGTGAATATGAATTctacaaataagtatttaattgtaatattttgatgtaattgattaaaaattaaaccttgtaatattatttcaatttttttattttgtaaatcaactcttatacatttaatacatacaaCAGGTAAACCCCATACAATACTGTAACTAAATCGAATATAATTGATTAGGTCACTCAGATTACACCAGAAAATAACTATTACCCCAGCATGAATGTTGGCGTCAGTCATGTTTTATTACTATAACAAGTTGCTACCAGCAATACAACTTGCAGGCGCTGTCTTTGCAAATGTAACGATTGCTGGCTTTTGGCTGCTTGAGTATTTGAGGGGGTTGTTATAATCTACACTTAATAGGTCTATATCCCTCCTCGCTTCCCTAGTCATTTTATCATGagtgaaaataaacattagGTATTCATGTAAtacttttggaaaaaaaaagttacactaCTCTAAAAGTTAAAACCATAAATTTGTCTGCTTTCATTTAATACACATTAGTTGATGAACTTGGATAAACTTTTGGATACCCACAAATAAAACGAAGCAAGCTTTGGTAGCTATTATGTGATGTTTCATGTAAAATGgacaaatatcaatataaagatacttaattatataatcatcaaataaaacaaaagtttttcaaaatctatattttataacagttcTTATTCAACGATgtgataatacaatatatttggcATATACCTTATGAAAATTGATACACATAGTTAAGAGTAATTAGTCTTCTAATTTGTCACTTGAGAATGATGAAAGTAGTTTGTGATGAAACAATAAACGCTCCAACTACTGAATATTGtaaacgtttaattaaattgaattctaagttgtttttttttctatttggttTCATATTTACAACTCTAGGATTTACTTGACcaatttaataatcttttaatgtCAACTACAATAATTGTCACAAATCGCATACCAATATTTACCATTGTTGaagatgaataataataattatacattgtaATCATAAACATTTGTCAACAACCCTAATTATCTTTCTAATAATGCCTACGACTGATTTATTTTCAAGGGACATTATATGTTTGATACATCACACTTTAAGGcatctatattattaaataacaaacaacaaGTGCAATATGTGCTTACAATGAACTATTTAGGCTTTATTAAGGCACTTACATCTACTTAAGGCAATAAAAACATTGTCTAATACATTCTTGTCGGCAATGAGGTACTGGTAAGGTGTAGaaaatctagttttttttttttccattttttatattgatctaGTATGAATTAAGAGTGATTTCTAAGAACAATTttaacttatacatatattaaatagaatatttttgaaatacattGCAGTTTTATTGAATTGTAGACATAAATGAAGGCGGATTGAGGTTGAATAACAAGTATGCCACAtttaagtacaaataaaaataataattactacatCTAGGTGCCTACTTTAACATTatctataaagaaaattttagaaTGAATCTTCAatctatattgttttaaaatctgaCCTCATATAATATGCCATGTGCTAAAGGGAGAACATTTAAATGGaaagacatatatataattaattaaataaatattctgcatTAAGAGTTCACATTGTTCAATGTTGTATGACAGTTCTTGgtctcaaaataatattaaagtgaaagacaactataaatgtattataatattgtttttattaagttacaatataaaaagtcATATTAATAAGACTATTTGTATGATATGAGAAGAACAAACACTAACTCAGGGCATATTATATAGAGCAAAACTTTATCCTAAACTAAAGTAACAGAGAACatgagttttatttgtaatatgacTTACATTTCGTAAATTTATGTGTAGTAGTACTAGTAGTTTTGTGACCACTGTGCCTAGATCATTCGAGATATTAATGCAAGAGCTTTTTTTATCTTCTGTGAACTTGaaacaaatcaaaacatttttttagatttatttacttCCGACAAGCACTATACAAGTGCTCTAGCATAATCTTGTAGAAACCAGTATCAGAGATAGCATGTTAAGAACaaacattaacatatatatggCATGAAGTATCTTCAGCAATAAAGCAATAATGGTGCACAATCATAATCACacatttgtattaaattgtttatacaattttcaGTCTGTGTCAAATATCTTGGAATGTTTAGTTAAAACTAAAACGATTAATATACATTAGAAcaacaacttaattttaaatatttgcactacaattgataattatatttaacccaCATACACCATTTTATAATGTTCAATTATCAATTCATAAGATTtaacattagtaaaataaaagtcaaataagtacaaatatattagCCAATTTTAATTGGATATAATACTgtcataacatatattatttaagctctGATTCAGTCACCATACTACAATCATTCAAACATACAATatgattaaatacttaattttataattacaagttaaaagtgtaaattgattttgttaatataatttgtatgcattgtatgtaatataatgtatacaaaataGTTACTCATGGACGGGGTGGAAAGATATGATTATCACTAACATTAAAGGCAATAAGTTACACTagcgataatattaataacccaAACAAGGGAAATATTAGGTATTATAGTGCTAAGAGGTGGAATGATTGTCACTGGGGTAAATTCAACATACCTTTTGTCTATTGTTTTTGGAACGACACATTATATATCAtgcaactatttaaaaaatatagtttcttcCATATCCATAAACTGTAATAGAATACTCCTTTCATTATTTCTACAAGTTTCGTCTTCTTCGTATTAATTTCGAGATAATATAATCTTGTCGATTTCTGTatcctgaaaaaaatattgattaattttcttttttttacattttcagaaTTTTAATGACAGATAGACATGATGATTAACCTAAGATTTATTTCTTGGAGAAAAAAACCAGACAAAaggcaataatttaaatatatataacgaccAAGCCCTTAAACATTTCCCACTAATATAATCTCATTAAGGTACAATAATCTAAAAACCATAAAGAGGCGCAACCAATAATAGATAATAAGTACATGGATGCGCAAGGAAAACAAAGTACTAATTTCGGAGCAGATACAAAAGTATTCAAATGCTATACGTACTCCGTCCCCGGTCACTCCGGGCGCGGCATGAGCGGTACGAGCAGCGCGGGCGGGCCGGCGCGGCGCAGGAAGGGGTGGTGCAGCAGGCGCGCGGCCGAGTGGCGCTGCGCCGGGTCGCGCACCAGCGCGCACTCCAGGAACGACAGCAGGTCGGCCGGGcagcgcgccgcgccgcgcggcCGCGGCGGCGGCATGTCGCGGATGCGCCGCATGGCCTGGCCGTGAAACGAATTCCGATCGAGGCTACTTTTGTGATGAGTCGACAGGGcgaacttttaattttttaattcagcTCATcctgaaggaaaacgtcgtgggGAAACCTGCGTGTCTAAAGTTTCACTAAAATTCTGCCATGTTCGAAACCGACCAACATTGAAGCACCGCGGTGGAAcgagctccaaaaccttctcaacGAGAGAAAAGGAGACCCAGTCCCGGTGGGACATTTACTGGCTAATACTTTACTTTCTGCTAGACatgtttcgttttgttttagaTAGAATAACTCCTGACACTCACTCTAAGACAATACATACCTGAAGCGGTGGTTCGTTAAAGAACGGTGGTTCACCATCGACCATTTCTATTAGCATTATTCCCAGAGACCAAATGTCAACTTCGGGACCATATGGCAAACGTAGTACCACCTCCGGAGACATCCAGTATGGCGTTCCGACTAATGATTTACGTTTTGGTAACTcctgaaatcataaaaaaattattgttttacatcTAAAACTTTAGTAACATGTTTTTACCAAGTACTTGAAAACTGATTCTATGCATtataacattcaattaaaaaatcaaaatcaaactatattaagtgaagctaccaccggttcggaatgcagattctaccgagaaggaccggcaagaaactcagtagttactctttttcaacatttaaaaatacaaagtcatgttagttaaatacaattacatatgtatataatacatcctgcctggaagtcaacaagtattagctccacgtttttttatcatctatataatcttgtatcgaataatatgtatacataatatgaattgagatgtacaattataatttatatgttaaaataacagataattttttcaaaatctatattttataacagttcTCATTTAACTTCTTATCCATGGATGGATGGATATTATAGTTTTGTAAGTAAGCTATATAATACTAAGCTAATATCGCTAGATAAAcagcaattttataattttttgttggAAAAGAGGTTTAGTATTTGCTGAGCTTTATGTTAcagactatttttattatttataaataatttcgtaaatataatatttataaaattcgattTGATTGTAATCTAATAAGAGGAAAGAGTAATTACTGTAATTTATCAAAGATTTTGTGCAAATAGTTTCTTCATttgagaatttaatttttttcattttaaatttcttatgtaCATTCTTATTGGATAGaaacattcaattaaattgaatctagtaaaatgacgatttgaaAATCTACGTGAATAGAAAACATTCGGATTTTTGTACCTGTGATACTTGAGCACAGAAGCCGAAGTCGGACAATTTCACTCTTCCGTCTTCAGTCATGAGTATTGAATCCGTTTTGATATCCCGATGAATGACACCTTGACTGTGCAAGAATGCCAATGCCTGTTAAAAGAAATTTACCGTAAAAATTATCAGGGTAAtgtaatgtacaaaaaaatatttctatggaGTTATTAcgtaaaaacaaactaaaaactCAACTTAGAACCCAATCGTAAAACatcagaaattaataatatgatacatcaattacaattttgtaaatatcaattttgtttCTAGCAGACCTTTCCTGATCAAACGAGGTAGGCTTACCTTCAAGCACTGTTTGCAGACAGTGGCTATCTGTTCCGGATCCATCCTTGCGTGTGTTACTATCTGTGTAAGGGAGGCTCCAGCCATGTATTCCATAACTACCCATAGTTCATCCCCCACTAAGTAAGATGCGTGCGTCTCCACTATGTTCGGATGTGGATAATCTCGCATAATCACctgtttaaattgaaaaatattttatatatattattttaatttgtaaatccTTTAGCCTAAATACACATATTATGCACATAATCATAATACACTTGTCATTTATTTAGAATTGAGGATGTAAATTGAAATCCTTTCTTAGTAAACATCTACATAGTACAAAATTTATAGGTACTCTaactatactaattatatatattttatgaactcTCGCGATGAGTCAGTTAGTAGTTTTTTCGCTTATACATACGGTTTTCTGCAAGTGTGAGTACCTTCAGTCGTCATTTACTCTTTAGAAATTTCCATTTCATAGACAATATTCAACTGATTGATGTACTTACTACTTCATTGAACAGAAGTTCTCTTCGATGTTGGTTCGTGAGGTTCATCATCTTGACTGCAACTCTTCGTCGTGTTCTCGTATCAGTAGCAGCGCAGACTACTCCTGTACTACCTCTACCGATTTTAATGAAGCCGGTCAGCGTCTCTCTAGGGTCACCTTCACTCACCACGAGGCGAAGAGCTGCTCGGAACTATATGGGACAAAATAATCTAAAGATATAGAAAAATACTGACgagaaaatacttttaagtttttttgtataaatatttattttttcaaataatttcataGGTATATggaacaaataaatatctatgtatattacaCAACATCTTCTTTCacaaaaagagtttttatacaCGACATGAGCGACCTAAGGATCAACGAGGTCacgatctatttttttttttttatctatagcCCCGGGAGCTCCATCATAAAGACAGTTTTCAGGACGCAGCCTCAAAGAGAATATGTAAATGTACTACACATTTGTCCTAGTTCATCTTTAACATTTTCCATTtcggaaaaaaaatatgacgtcatCTTTTTCcaatgttttacatttataaacgaCCGCATGATGAACGAAaacaaagaatttatttttcgtaCGTACtccaaatatgtattatattagtatttatatttttataccaagATAAGACAGTATTGTACATTGTTATCGTAAAATAACTActtctgttttgttttttattagtatatttcgGTTGAAATAATGCTTAAAGATCGCAAAAGGGTCAAACATGtcattaaatgaaacaatttacaCGATAAACTACTTTAAACTTTATCGTAATATCCAAGCACATaccaataataagttatttaaaaacttatgagtatgatgatatatgaatattagAATGCACGACTTAAAGAATAAcgcatttatactttaaaaaaatattatatatattatatataggataTAATAGGATTGTTGGGGGTGACTTttctcggtcatccagagtcaaATTtgacgcgaagagagagcctaaaagatcagctttctccttcgcgatATGGGCCAatgattttaagtgagagagtggtgcTTCCCCGGGCGGGCCGCCCCATTCGGCTACAACcagaaggtatgcagtgtggcactaccacttaaTTAAC comes from Vanessa tameamea isolate UH-Manoa-2023 chromosome 15, ilVanTame1 primary haplotype, whole genome shotgun sequence and encodes:
- the LOC113399058 gene encoding serine/threonine-protein kinase PAK mbt, yielding MFSKKKKKPLISPPSNFEHRVHTGFDKREGKFVGLPLQWASLVGNNQILKSTNRPLPLVDPSEITPTEILDLKTIVRGDHRSSSVPALSRPVSANPLTQPVHNGVVLPKTSNVARSNSLRSMSPPKIRRDLRNQPNIPPSVPEESPPVPPAPQQYPTLRREQSNYALNKPVSDSPVEWSHSHEATVRPVTEINDNQLAAMTYQNIQNANGPYQHNHPQPQMVQGLQHGLNGNNNVGDTHPNTVRHQQPGPLVTPHVPITESKHELRLTHEQFRAALRLVVSEGDPRETLTGFIKIGRGSTGVVCAATDTRTRRRVAVKMMNLTNQHRRELLFNEVVIMRDYPHPNIVETHASYLVGDELWVVMEYMAGASLTQIVTHARMDPEQIATVCKQCLKALAFLHSQGVIHRDIKTDSILMTEDGRVKLSDFGFCAQVSQELPKRKSLVGTPYWMSPEVVLRLPYGPEVDIWSLGIMLIEMVDGEPPFFNEPPLQAMRRIRDMPPPRPRGAARCPADLLSFLECALVRDPAQRHSAARLLHHPFLRRAGPPALLVPLMPRPE